A window of the Salarias fasciatus chromosome 7, fSalaFa1.1, whole genome shotgun sequence genome harbors these coding sequences:
- the LOC115391837 gene encoding aminopeptidase Ey-like produces MSQKSRVSKVFAAAFVVLTVLVIGALVTMVVFIHRDIGSLNATALPPGGPPTPAPPGLRLPRDLLPESYRLFIWPRFYTRIPAAEGNATAPNQTTVFTGNSTVSFRCLAPTRSVHLHSRDLVLSDPVLLDRDSGRAIGVDRIRDLDTGEDIMELRLSEELQEGRNYSLFLAFSGDMSPHPRGLYLSSYKEGGSGAGAGAGANADPNTQRFLAATQLEAIGARVVFPCFDEPALRAVFHLTLIHRVHTRAVGNAEEAGSFHLDDEWKFTEFLPTPRMSSYLLAFIVSELEHVQFSRRSGDLEFTIRMHAQPEAIRDGLLDYAGHLTGDITAFFHDRFGLGFGMTTIDQVALPVLGPAAMENWGLITYHEGYLLYDPNVSSAHQKQEIAITIAHELAHQWFGNLVSIRWWNELWLKEGFATYMSYVAVDHVDKSFSMCDVFVAENMAMAMETDALASSHPLILPESDVQTSSSIGNLYDSISYSKGALLLRMLKDYMREGDFHRGVRRYLKTFQWQSTDHRDLWSALQQEESSSYIQISDFMEPWTRQSGFPVVTINTTTGQISQKHFLYNSTDQSSLLWKIPVVYTSNRKELSGELVLSTAGPDIKGEFIAGPGVWILANVNYTGYYRVNYNLENWNLLFAQLETNRNVIPLLNRVQIISDAFNLARAQQVNLTLALNSTRFLRNETEFLPWDAAVSNMGYILEMFDRSEVFGPLQMYLQNQVERLYMFYKNHTDSGTVPREPAQQQNQLLAVSVACSNGLPDCVAMVTRKFSEWMNNPSNNSIQANLRDVVYCQAVAAGGAEQWEFVWNQFLSCSDPAERVRLRKALSCSRRVWLLSRLLQYTLDPEKIRLNDVSSIIEDVSSNAAGHALAWNFIRAHWDYIVTDYGPSVIAAVSRRFSSQFELEELRRFVSDHGEDLEGLGDEVLERTQVNIEWVEQNRDGALQWFRRETEPRPGPAPEASA; encoded by the exons ATGTCCCAGAAGTCCCGGGTGTCCAAAGTGTTCGCCGCGGCCTTCGTGGTCCTGACAGTCTTGGTCATCGGGGCCCTGGTCACCATGGTGGTCTTCATCCACCGGGACATCGGCTCCCTGAACGCCACGGCCCTGCCCCCCGGCGGGCCCCCCACCCCGGCGCCGCCGGGCCTGCGGCTCCCCCGGGACCTGCTGCCGGAGTCGTACCGGCTCTTCATCTGGCCCCGGTTCTACACCCGGATCCCGGCGGCGGAGGGGAACGCCACGGCGCCCAACCAGACCACCGTCTTCACCGGGAATTCCACCGTCAGCTTCCGCTGCCTGGCGCCGACCCGCAGCGTCCACCTGCACAGCCGGGACCTGGTCCTGTCCGACCCCGTCCTGCTGGACCGGGACAGCGGCCGGGCGATCGGCGTGGACCGGATCAGGGACCTGGACACCGGAGAGGACATCATGGAACTGCGTCTCTCAGAGGAACTCCAGGAGGGACGGAACTACAGCCTGTTCCTGGCCTTCAGCGGGGACATGTCCCCCCACCCCAGGGGGCTCTACCTCAGCTCCTACAAGGAGGGGGGGTCCGGGGctggggccggggccggggccaaCGCAGACCCCAACACGCAGAG gttcCTGGCTGCCACCCAGCTGGAGGCGATTGGCGCCCGGGTGGTGTTCCCCTGCTTCGACGAGCCCGCCCTGCGAGCCGTGTTCCACCTCACCCTGATCCACCGGGTCCACACCCGGGCTGTCGGGAACGCCGAGGAGGCCG GCAGCTTCCATTTAGACGATGAGTGGAAGTTCACCGAGTTCCTGCCGACGCCCCGGATGTCCTCCTACCTGCTGGCCTTCATCGTCTCAGAGCTGGAACACGTCCAGTTCTCGCGGCGTTCCGGAGATTTGGAGTTCACCATCAGA ATGCACGCCCAGCCCGAGGCCATCAGAGACGGACTGCTGGACTACGCCGGTCACCTGACCGGAGACATCACCGCTTTCTTCCACGACAGATTCGGTCTCGGCTTCGGAATGACGACGATCG ACCAGGTGGCCCTGCCGGTCCTGGGGCCTGCGGCCATGGAGAACTGGGGACTGATCACGTACCACGAGGGGTACCTGCTGTACGACCCCAACGTGTCCTCAGCTCATCAGAAGCAGGAGATCGCCATCACCATCGCTCACGAGCTGGCTCATCAG TGGTTCGGGAACCTGGTGTCCATCAGGTGGTGGAACGAGCTGTGGCTGAAGGAGGGCTTCGCCACCTACATGTCCTACGTGGCGGTGGACCACGTGGACAAGTCTTTCAGCATG TGCGACGTATTCGTGGCGGAGAACATGGCGATGGCGATGGAGACCGACGCTCTGGCCTCGTCTCATCCGCTCATCCTCCCGGAGAGCGACGTCCAGACGTCCTCGTCCATCGGCAACTTGTACGACTCCATCAGCTACAGCAAG gggGCCCTTCTGCTCAGGATGCTGAAGGACTACATGAGGGAGGGAGATTTCCACCGGGGGGTCAGG CGTTACCTGAAGACCTTCCAGTGGCAGAGCACGGACCACCGGGACCTGTGGAGCGCCTTACAGCAG GAGGAATCCAGTTCCTACATCCAGATCTCCGACTTCATGGAACCCTGGACCAGACAGAGCGGCTTCCCTGTGGTCACCATCAACACCACGACGGGCCAGATCTCCCAGAAGCACTTCCTGTACAACAGCACCGACCAGTCCAG CCTTCTGTGGAAGATCCCCGTCGTTTACACTTCAAACAGGAAGGAGCTCAGTGGAGAGCTGGTCCTGAGCACCGCAGGgccag ACATTAAGGGGGAGTTCATCGCCGGACCCGGAGTCTGGATCCTGGCCAACGTGAACTACACCGGGTACTACCGCGTCAACTACAACCTGGAGAACTGGAACCTGCTGTTCGCCCAGCTGGAGACCAACCGGAAC GTGATCCCGCTGCTGAACCGAGTGCAGATCATCAGTGATGCCTTTAACTTGGCGAG gGCCCAGCAGGTCAACCTGACTCTGGCTCTGAACTCCACCCGGTTCCTGCGGAACGAGACGGAGTTCCTGCCGTGGGACGCGGCCGTGTCCAACATGGGGTACATCCTGGAGATGTTCGACCGCTCCGAGGTCTTCGGGCCCCTGCAG ATgtacctgcagaaccaggtggAACGGCTCTACATGTTCTACAAGAACCACACGGACAGCGGCACGGTGCCGAGGGAACCCGCTCAGCA ACAGAACCAGCTGCTGGCGGTCTCGGTGGCCTGTTCCAACGGACTGCCGGACTGCGTCGCCATGGTGACGAGGAAATTCAGCGAGTGGATGAACAACCCTTCCAACAACAG CATCCAGGCCAACCTGCGGGACGTGGTGTACTGCCAGGCGGTGGCGGCCGGGGGGGCGGAGCAGTGGGAGTTCGTCTGGAACCAGTTCCTGAGCTGCTCCGACCCGGCAGAGAGAGTGAGGCTGAGGAaggctctgagctgcagcaggagggtgTGGCTGCtgagcag gcTGCTCCAGTACACACTGGACCCGGAGAAGATTCGTCTCAATGATGTCTCGTCCATCATTGAGGACGTGTCCAGCAACGCAGCAGGACACGCGCTGGCCTGGAACTTCATCCGGGCCCACTGGGACTACATCGTGACCGA TTACGGGCCGTCTGTGATCGCAGCAGTTTCCAGAAGGTTCTCCTCACAGTTCG